One window from the genome of Sphingomicrobium arenosum encodes:
- a CDS encoding SPOR domain-containing protein: MSDEERLPWLEAVEDQEAPKAISATKIAVGAGLVVAGLAAVGVTTFMIGREDAGGAPVLIEAPEEPYKTRPDDPGGLDLSEDSGTAHATSVGEDPDAQLDTSKLRDDTPRIAVAPEPEPAPAPAPTPARPDSAPTPTPAASGPLVQLGAYSTRAKAETGWALLSSRFPEVAALTKVIQEATVNGNTVYRLRARAADAGTARSACNALDAAGEACVIVN, from the coding sequence ATGTCGGACGAAGAACGGCTTCCCTGGCTCGAGGCGGTCGAGGACCAGGAAGCGCCCAAGGCGATTTCGGCGACCAAGATCGCGGTCGGCGCGGGACTGGTCGTGGCCGGGCTCGCCGCGGTGGGCGTCACCACCTTCATGATCGGCCGCGAGGATGCGGGCGGCGCGCCGGTGCTCATCGAGGCGCCCGAGGAACCCTATAAGACACGCCCCGACGATCCGGGCGGGCTCGACCTGTCGGAAGACAGCGGCACGGCCCATGCGACCAGTGTTGGCGAAGACCCCGACGCGCAGCTCGACACCTCCAAACTTCGCGACGACACGCCCCGCATCGCGGTCGCGCCCGAACCAGAGCCCGCGCCAGCGCCGGCGCCGACACCCGCGCGGCCGGACTCGGCGCCGACCCCGACCCCGGCGGCGAGTGGTCCGCTCGTCCAGCTCGGTGCCTATTCGACCCGCGCCAAGGCGGAGACCGGCTGGGCGCTCCTGTCCTCGCGCTTCCCCGAGGTGGCGGCGCTGACCAAGGTGATCCAGGAAGCCACCGTCAACGGCAACACCGTCTATCGCCTGCGCGCGCGGGCGGCGGACGCAGGCACGGCACGCTCGGCCTGTAACGCGCTTGACGCGGCGGGCGAGGCCTGCGTCATCGTCAACTGA
- the argS gene encoding arginine--tRNA ligase: MSLYARFQDKLLAILADLQKEGVLPEGIATRAVAVEPPRDPSHGDLATNAAMVLAKPAGTNPRALAGEIAPRLEALEGVTAAEIAGPGFINLRLDPAVWDEELESIIAQGGDYGRAPAGDEARTVNVEYVSANPTGPMHMGHSRGAVVGDALSSLLEWAGNKVVREYYVNDAGAQVDTLARSAHLRYREALGEDVGAIPEGLYPGDYLVPVGAALKDEFGERYVGKDEAEWLPVFKPFVVARMMDMIRADLARLGIHHDLFSSEAELQASGKVDEAMETLRAKGLVYEGVLEAPKGETPEDWEPVELTLFRSTQFGDDQDRPMKKSDGSWTYFGADAAYHYQKSQDADHLVNIWGADHAGTVKRIQSAVTALTGGDKGLDVKLVQMVRLFRDGEPVKMSKRSGNFVTLAEMVEEVGKDVVRFMMLTRKADAPLDFDFAKVTEASKENPVFYVQYAHARIASLGRKAAEAGLDKGEADLSLLDEVERGLVRQAAQFPRVVKLAADAYEPHRIAFYLYDLAAAFHAGWNRGNDDPGKRFLLEDQPELSRARLELARGIGQVLKNGLAIMGVEAAEEMR, from the coding sequence ATGTCGCTCTACGCCCGTTTCCAGGACAAGCTCCTCGCCATTCTCGCCGACCTCCAGAAGGAGGGCGTGCTGCCCGAAGGCATCGCCACCCGTGCGGTCGCGGTCGAACCGCCGCGCGACCCCTCGCATGGCGATCTTGCCACCAATGCGGCGATGGTGCTGGCCAAGCCCGCAGGCACCAATCCGCGCGCGCTCGCCGGCGAGATCGCGCCGCGCCTCGAAGCCTTGGAAGGCGTCACCGCCGCCGAGATCGCCGGACCGGGCTTCATCAACCTGCGCCTCGATCCTGCCGTGTGGGACGAGGAACTGGAAAGCATCATCGCGCAAGGCGGCGACTATGGCCGCGCGCCCGCGGGCGATGAAGCGCGTACCGTCAACGTCGAATATGTCAGCGCCAATCCGACCGGCCCGATGCACATGGGGCACAGCCGCGGCGCGGTGGTCGGCGATGCGCTCTCCAGCCTCCTCGAATGGGCGGGCAACAAGGTGGTGCGCGAATATTATGTCAACGATGCCGGCGCGCAGGTCGACACGCTCGCTCGCTCGGCGCACCTCAGGTATCGCGAGGCCTTGGGCGAGGATGTCGGCGCGATCCCCGAGGGGCTCTATCCGGGCGACTATCTGGTGCCCGTCGGCGCGGCGCTCAAGGACGAATTTGGTGAACGCTATGTCGGCAAGGACGAGGCCGAGTGGCTTCCCGTCTTCAAGCCCTTCGTCGTTGCGCGCATGATGGACATGATCCGCGCCGACCTCGCGCGGCTCGGCATCCACCACGATCTCTTCTCCTCGGAGGCCGAATTGCAGGCATCGGGCAAGGTCGACGAAGCGATGGAAACGCTGCGCGCCAAGGGGCTCGTCTACGAAGGCGTGCTCGAAGCGCCCAAGGGCGAGACGCCCGAGGATTGGGAACCCGTCGAACTGACCCTGTTCCGCTCGACCCAGTTCGGCGACGATCAGGATCGCCCGATGAAGAAGTCGGACGGCAGCTGGACCTATTTCGGCGCCGATGCCGCCTACCATTATCAGAAGAGCCAGGACGCCGATCACCTCGTCAACATCTGGGGCGCCGATCATGCCGGGACGGTCAAGCGCATCCAGTCTGCGGTGACCGCGCTCACCGGCGGCGACAAGGGGCTCGACGTCAAGCTCGTCCAGATGGTCCGCCTGTTCCGCGACGGCGAGCCGGTGAAGATGTCCAAGCGCTCGGGCAATTTCGTCACGCTCGCCGAGATGGTCGAGGAAGTCGGCAAGGACGTGGTGCGCTTCATGATGCTCACCCGCAAGGCCGACGCGCCCTTGGATTTCGATTTCGCCAAGGTCACCGAGGCGTCCAAGGAAAACCCCGTCTTCTACGTCCAATATGCCCATGCCCGCATCGCCAGCCTCGGACGCAAGGCGGCCGAGGCGGGGCTGGACAAGGGCGAGGCCGACCTGTCGCTGCTCGACGAGGTCGAACGCGGTCTCGTCCGCCAAGCCGCGCAATTCCCGCGCGTCGTGAAGCTCGCCGCCGATGCCTATGAACCCCATCGCATCGCTTTCTATCTCTACGACCTCGCCGCCGCCTTCCACGCCGGGTGGAACCGCGGCAACGACGATCCGGGCAAGCGCTTCCTCCTCGAGGACCAGCCTGAATTGTCGCGTGCGCGGCTGGAACTGGCGCGCGGGATCGGGCAGGTGTTGAAGAACGGCCTTGCCATCATGGGCGTCGAGGCCGCCGAGGAGATGCGTTGA
- a CDS encoding D-Ala-D-Ala carboxypeptidase family metallohydrolase yields the protein MSMMMLAAMALMAADGEGEPPSGMRIVTPPNLSAPSLTAAPQPIIAPAAAFSMSAAAAIGAQWGVVTSTYRSPAHNARVGGVPNSYHLRNRAIDIARRPGVRHHQIAAAYRAAGYVLIESLDEGDHSHFAFADRAASPARPVAQIVSTGEDAGRWRLVFAPKRD from the coding sequence ATGTCGATGATGATGTTGGCCGCCATGGCGCTAATGGCAGCGGACGGCGAGGGCGAACCGCCTTCGGGCATGCGCATCGTCACGCCGCCCAACCTGTCGGCGCCGAGCCTCACCGCCGCCCCTCAACCGATCATCGCGCCCGCCGCCGCCTTCAGCATGAGCGCGGCCGCCGCCATCGGCGCGCAATGGGGGGTGGTCACCTCGACCTATCGCAGCCCCGCGCACAACGCCCGCGTCGGCGGGGTGCCCAACAGCTATCACCTGCGCAACCGCGCCATCGACATCGCGCGCCGTCCGGGCGTGCGCCATCACCAGATCGCGGCGGCCTATCGCGCCGCCGGCTATGTGCTGATCGAGAGCCTCGATGAGGGCGACCATTCGCATTTCGCCTTCGCCGACCGCGCCGCTTCCCCGGCGCGCCCGGTGGCGCAGATCGTCAGCACCGGCGAGGATGCGGGGCGCTGGCGCCTCGTCTTCGCTCCCAAGCGCGACTGA
- a CDS encoding NAD-dependent epimerase/dehydratase family protein has protein sequence MNDISDPQRIALIGATGLIGSHLAPLLKGQKLLSLARRASLGQAPGWCEKVGPMERWPAMLEEETVDVAVATIGTTWAKVGNWEDFDRIDRHAVVNFARAARTAGARQLIVVSSSMADRDSKSRYLVIKGQMEADVASLGFERVDIMRPGLLRGERGKERRLKERLGILLSPLVNRFVPDKVRAIDGETVAQAMAQLVGRPGSGVTVHHNAEIRALAAAAGETRA, from the coding sequence ATGAACGACATTTCGGACCCGCAACGCATTGCGCTGATCGGCGCCACCGGGCTCATCGGCTCGCACCTTGCGCCGTTGCTCAAGGGGCAGAAACTGCTCAGCCTCGCGCGGCGCGCCAGCCTCGGGCAGGCGCCGGGCTGGTGCGAGAAGGTCGGGCCGATGGAGCGCTGGCCCGCCATGCTCGAGGAAGAGACGGTGGATGTCGCGGTGGCGACCATCGGCACGACCTGGGCCAAGGTCGGCAATTGGGAGGATTTCGACCGCATCGACCGCCACGCGGTGGTCAATTTCGCGCGCGCTGCAAGGACGGCGGGCGCGCGCCAGCTGATCGTCGTTTCCTCCTCCATGGCGGATCGTGACAGCAAGAGCCGCTATCTCGTCATCAAGGGGCAGATGGAAGCCGATGTGGCGAGCCTCGGGTTCGAGCGTGTCGACATCATGCGCCCCGGCCTCTTGCGCGGCGAGCGCGGCAAGGAACGGCGCCTCAAGGAGCGGCTCGGCATCCTCCTCTCGCCCCTCGTCAATCGCTTCGTGCCGGACAAGGTCCGCGCCATCGACGGCGAGACGGTGGCGCAGGCCATGGCGCAGCTGGTCGGTCGGCCGGGCTCCGGGGTCACCGTGCATCACAATGCCGAGATCCGCGCGCTGGCGGCGGCAGCGGGGGAGACGCGCGCATGA
- a CDS encoding deoxyguanosinetriphosphate triphosphohydrolase, with the protein MLDPRLRSDPHQSRGRLHDEDDRGPRGPRDAFQRDRDRIIHSVAFRRLRHKTQVFVAPDGDHYRVRLTHSLEVAQIGRAMARTLGLNEDLTEALCLAHDLGHPPFGHAGEDALEAAVAHAGGFDHNGHSLRILTLLECPYPGHDGLNLSWETLEGLAKHNGPVSAPGWALAKVDVDHGLELSSHASLEAQLAAIADDIAYDNHDVDDGLRAGILDLQALLEVPIVARHWRAIEARHPGLDPDRKRAALVRDMIGTMVGDVLAETRARITASGVGNVDEVRAAGRTLVGFSPAMAAEERALKKYLYANLYDSDPLQPIRRGAKNVVTGLAQVLIERPDLLPAGWVRGEGETAHLRGMTDYIAGMTDPFAIARHEQWVGPVDLEAKF; encoded by the coding sequence TTGCTCGACCCGCGCCTGAGGAGCGATCCCCACCAGTCCCGCGGTCGATTGCATGACGAGGACGATCGCGGCCCGCGTGGGCCCCGCGATGCCTTCCAGCGCGACCGCGACCGGATCATCCATTCGGTCGCCTTTCGCCGCCTGCGCCACAAGACGCAGGTGTTCGTCGCGCCCGACGGCGATCATTACCGTGTCCGCCTGACCCACAGCCTCGAGGTCGCTCAGATCGGCCGCGCCATGGCGCGTACGCTGGGTTTGAACGAGGATCTCACCGAAGCGCTGTGCCTCGCTCACGACCTCGGTCATCCGCCCTTCGGCCATGCCGGGGAGGACGCGCTCGAGGCCGCCGTCGCACATGCCGGCGGCTTCGATCACAACGGCCACAGCCTGCGCATCCTGACGCTGCTCGAATGCCCCTATCCCGGCCATGACGGGCTCAACCTGTCGTGGGAGACGCTCGAAGGGCTGGCCAAGCATAACGGCCCGGTGAGCGCGCCGGGCTGGGCGCTCGCCAAGGTCGATGTGGACCATGGGTTGGAGCTGTCGAGCCACGCCAGTCTCGAGGCGCAGCTGGCCGCCATCGCCGACGACATTGCCTATGACAATCACGACGTGGACGATGGCCTGCGCGCCGGGATCCTCGACCTCCAAGCCCTGCTCGAGGTGCCGATCGTCGCGCGGCACTGGCGCGCGATCGAGGCGCGGCATCCGGGGCTCGATCCCGACCGCAAGCGCGCCGCGCTGGTGCGCGACATGATCGGCACGATGGTCGGCGACGTGCTCGCCGAAACGCGTGCACGGATCACGGCGTCGGGGGTCGGGAATGTCGATGAAGTGCGCGCCGCCGGGCGCACGCTTGTCGGCTTCAGCCCCGCGATGGCGGCCGAGGAACGCGCGCTGAAGAAATATCTCTACGCCAACCTCTATGACAGCGACCCGCTCCAGCCGATCCGGCGCGGGGCCAAGAATGTGGTCACCGGGCTTGCGCAGGTGCTGATCGAGCGCCCCGACCTCCTGCCCGCCGGATGGGTGCGCGGCGAGGGCGAAACGGCGCACCTGCGCGGCATGACCGACTATATCGCCGGCATGACCGACCCCTTCGCCATCGCGCGGCACGAACAATGGGTCGGGCCGGTCGACCTCGAAGCGAAATTTTAG
- a CDS encoding SPOR domain-containing protein: MRQHPTRSRRASRALTAALALLLAGTAAPALAAAQASPVDELTGHLTQLDSNPRDLAALVGAGEAALAIGDLPSAAGFFGRAAEVSPDDPRVLMGQGAVAVQMNDPALAMQYFAAAQGRGGSAVQMGASRGLAHDLLGQTREAEADYRAAMAGPRANDARRRLALNLAMGGDRTAAMALLNPLIADGDPAALRARAFVLALTGDIDNARRAIEAAMPGSGAAIDPFLRRLPSLTAPQKAAAVHLGVFPTGNAMAAATPTPAPPPARVPEPVRVASADSRPNPPAAPSQARVEPTARTEVRRDVAGTPSTPGEQVRPRDDRPIEVVRVEDDRYATRSGLVAPGAIRARPTTRRTARAQEEEEASLPPPPPAPSPIVAQPQAAPTSAPDTTTVAAAQQDAPRLAGLDATLRRVPADTRNVRAAAPPPPPQPKYDAPPPPTPKVETARPAPRPTPAAPDIGVEGSWFVQLAGSDNRGAMDYEWRRLKRKALGTLSDHEPLLTRGVDFHRLLVGPFAGRSEAQALVNTLKAEGVDSYAWRRDPAQLRIDPL; the protein is encoded by the coding sequence ATGCGACAACATCCCACCAGATCACGGCGCGCATCGCGTGCCCTCACCGCCGCGCTCGCGCTGCTGCTCGCCGGGACCGCCGCGCCCGCCTTGGCGGCGGCGCAGGCCAGCCCCGTCGACGAGCTGACCGGGCATCTGACCCAACTCGACAGCAATCCGCGCGATCTTGCCGCGCTCGTCGGCGCGGGCGAAGCGGCGCTGGCCATCGGCGACCTGCCGAGTGCGGCGGGCTTTTTCGGGCGCGCCGCCGAGGTCAGCCCGGACGACCCCCGCGTCTTGATGGGACAGGGCGCGGTCGCGGTGCAGATGAACGACCCGGCGCTCGCGATGCAATATTTCGCGGCGGCGCAGGGGCGCGGCGGCAGCGCGGTCCAGATGGGGGCGAGCCGCGGGCTGGCCCACGACCTGCTCGGCCAGACGCGCGAGGCCGAGGCCGACTATCGCGCCGCCATGGCAGGCCCGCGCGCCAATGACGCGCGGCGGCGTCTCGCGCTCAACCTCGCCATGGGCGGGGATCGCACCGCCGCCATGGCGCTCCTCAACCCGCTCATTGCCGACGGCGATCCGGCGGCATTGAGAGCGCGCGCCTTCGTGCTCGCGCTCACCGGCGATATCGACAATGCCCGCCGCGCCATCGAGGCGGCGATGCCCGGCTCGGGCGCGGCGATCGACCCCTTCCTGCGCCGCCTGCCGAGCCTGACCGCGCCGCAAAAGGCCGCCGCCGTGCATCTTGGCGTGTTCCCGACAGGCAATGCGATGGCCGCCGCGACGCCCACGCCCGCGCCGCCACCCGCCCGTGTCCCCGAACCGGTTCGCGTGGCGAGCGCCGACTCTCGCCCTAATCCCCCGGCCGCGCCGTCCCAGGCGCGGGTCGAGCCGACAGCGCGAACCGAGGTTCGCCGCGACGTGGCCGGGACCCCTTCGACCCCAGGTGAACAAGTCCGTCCTCGGGACGACCGACCGATCGAGGTCGTACGCGTCGAGGACGATCGTTATGCGACGCGCAGCGGGCTGGTCGCGCCCGGCGCCATCCGCGCTCGTCCCACGACCCGCCGCACCGCGCGTGCGCAGGAGGAAGAGGAGGCGTCTTTGCCCCCGCCGCCGCCCGCCCCGAGCCCGATCGTCGCGCAGCCGCAGGCCGCGCCGACGTCGGCCCCCGACACGACCACGGTCGCCGCAGCCCAGCAGGACGCGCCCCGCCTTGCCGGCCTCGATGCGACGCTCCGCCGGGTTCCCGCCGACACGCGCAATGTGCGGGCCGCCGCCCCGCCGCCACCGCCACAGCCCAAATATGACGCACCGCCGCCCCCCACGCCCAAGGTCGAGACCGCGCGCCCGGCACCGCGCCCCACGCCCGCCGCGCCCGACATCGGGGTCGAGGGCAGCTGGTTCGTCCAGCTCGCGGGATCGGACAATCGCGGGGCGATGGATTACGAATGGCGCCGGCTGAAGCGCAAGGCGCTCGGCACGTTGTCCGACCATGAGCCGCTGCTGACGCGCGGGGTGGATTTTCACCGCTTGCTCGTCGGGCCGTTCGCGGGCAGGAGCGAGGCGCAGGCCTTGGTCAACACCCTCAAGGCCGAGGGGGTCGACAGCTACGCTTGGCGGCGCGATCCCGCGCAGCTTCGCATCGACCCGCTTTAG
- the ftsZ gene encoding cell division protein FtsZ → MSIDFQRPEVDELRPRISVVGVGGAGGNAIANMMAADVQGVDFLVANTDAQALNNSAADTRLQLGLKITQGLGAGSRPEIGRAAAEETIEEIERALEGSHMVFVAAGMGGGTGTGAAPVIAKAARAKGILTVGVVTKPFAFEGARRGRSADSGIDELQQHVDTLIVIPNQNLFRLATPDTTFKEAFEMADEVLQQGVRGITDLMVMPGLINLDFADVRSVMSEMGKAMMGTGEAEGENRAIEAAEKAISNPLLDGVSMKGAKGVIISITGGMDMKLMEVDEAASHIKELVDEDANIIWGSAFNDDLEGKIRVSVVATGIDGEEDVKGIPSTTSTSASSVFTFPGARSGAAPAVPVTPPKASFSIDNATAATSASAPSADDDAFDLTDAMEVAEDESEGDDPLMLEADDILAGPVGAPPVAPPLEDEIAEDEETVDAMPSLLATKGAAKKTMVPTPPPGGGGTLFERMSNIARGAQATGEDEAEDEPGFGKESFDIPGFLNRSNS, encoded by the coding sequence ATGAGCATCGATTTCCAGCGGCCAGAGGTCGACGAACTGCGCCCGCGCATCAGCGTGGTCGGCGTGGGCGGCGCGGGTGGCAACGCCATCGCCAACATGATGGCGGCGGACGTGCAGGGGGTCGATTTCCTCGTTGCCAACACCGACGCGCAGGCATTGAACAACAGCGCCGCCGACACGCGTCTCCAGCTCGGTCTCAAGATCACCCAGGGTCTCGGCGCCGGCTCGCGTCCCGAAATCGGTCGTGCCGCTGCCGAAGAAACGATCGAGGAAATCGAGCGCGCGCTCGAAGGTAGCCACATGGTCTTCGTCGCTGCCGGCATGGGCGGCGGCACCGGTACCGGCGCGGCCCCCGTCATCGCCAAGGCGGCCCGCGCGAAAGGCATCCTGACCGTCGGTGTCGTAACCAAGCCCTTCGCCTTCGAGGGTGCGCGTCGCGGCCGCAGTGCCGATAGCGGCATCGACGAGCTGCAGCAGCATGTCGACACGCTGATCGTCATTCCCAACCAGAATCTGTTCCGCCTCGCCACGCCCGACACCACCTTCAAGGAGGCCTTCGAAATGGCCGACGAGGTGCTGCAGCAGGGCGTGCGCGGCATCACCGACCTCATGGTCATGCCCGGCCTCATCAACCTCGACTTCGCCGACGTGCGTTCGGTGATGAGCGAGATGGGCAAGGCGATGATGGGCACCGGCGAGGCCGAGGGCGAGAACCGCGCCATCGAGGCCGCCGAAAAGGCGATCAGCAATCCCCTCCTCGACGGGGTCAGCATGAAGGGCGCCAAGGGCGTCATCATCTCGATCACCGGCGGCATGGACATGAAGCTGATGGAGGTCGACGAGGCCGCCAGCCACATCAAGGAGCTGGTCGACGAGGACGCCAATATCATCTGGGGTTCGGCCTTCAACGACGACCTCGAGGGCAAGATCCGCGTCAGCGTCGTGGCCACGGGCATCGACGGCGAAGAGGATGTGAAGGGCATTCCGTCCACCACCTCGACCAGCGCGTCGAGCGTCTTCACCTTCCCCGGCGCGCGTTCGGGCGCGGCGCCCGCCGTGCCGGTCACCCCGCCCAAGGCGAGCTTTTCGATCGACAATGCGACCGCCGCGACCTCCGCGAGTGCGCCGAGCGCCGATGACGATGCGTTCGACCTCACCGACGCGATGGAAGTCGCCGAGGACGAGAGCGAAGGCGATGATCCGCTGATGCTCGAAGCCGACGACATTCTCGCCGGCCCGGTCGGCGCGCCCCCGGTGGCGCCGCCGCTCGAGGACGAGATTGCCGAGGATGAGGAAACGGTGGACGCCATGCCTTCGCTGCTCGCGACCAAGGGCGCGGCCAAGAAGACAATGGTACCTACGCCCCCGCCGGGTGGTGGCGGGACGCTGTTCGAGCGGATGAGCAACATCGCGCGCGGTGCCCAGGCGACTGGCGAGGACGAGGCCGAGGACGAGCCGGGCTTCGGCAAGGAAAGCTTCGACATTCCAGGCTTCCTCAACCGGTCGAACAGCTAA
- the ftsA gene encoding cell division protein FtsA: protein MAVSSDNLIAALDIGSSKVATLIARVGEDGQLEVVGSGQHQGRGIKRGAIVDMDAAETVVRETMDQAERKNALAIDEVWAGFAAGGLTSDVATVEVELGGQQVEEGDIAALLDAGRGSLDREGQVVLHAQPALYTLDGVEGVKNPRGLHAERLGVDIHVIAADMAPFKNLDYVIRSAHLGVGAIIAAPLASARACLTKDERDLGVALVELGADMTSVSLHVGGMLVAMRTLPVGARDISEDIAMAFGVSRRDAERMKCRYGSANLSPSDNHEMIDAQIGEDGEPARISQAQLITVIRQRLEELAGEIDNALKSLGFGGPVKRQVVLTGGGAELKNIDDYLQGVLGHRVRIGRPKRVRGLPEAQRGPAFSSLVGLLLLAAEQGEGSDDIAVPTRRRRRGGLIDRLLGALKGG from the coding sequence ATGGCGGTTTCCAGCGACAATCTCATCGCCGCGCTCGATATCGGCTCGTCCAAGGTGGCGACATTGATCGCCCGCGTCGGCGAGGACGGGCAATTGGAAGTGGTCGGCTCGGGCCAGCACCAGGGCCGCGGCATCAAGCGCGGCGCCATCGTCGACATGGACGCCGCCGAGACGGTGGTGCGCGAGACGATGGATCAGGCCGAGCGAAAGAATGCGCTGGCGATCGACGAGGTGTGGGCGGGGTTCGCCGCCGGCGGGCTGACCAGCGACGTCGCCACCGTCGAAGTCGAACTGGGCGGCCAGCAGGTCGAGGAGGGCGATATCGCCGCGCTGCTCGATGCCGGGCGCGGCAGCCTCGATCGCGAGGGCCAGGTCGTGCTTCATGCCCAGCCCGCGCTCTATACGCTCGACGGGGTCGAGGGGGTGAAGAACCCGCGCGGGCTCCATGCCGAGCGCCTCGGCGTCGACATCCATGTCATCGCCGCCGACATGGCCCCCTTCAAAAATCTCGATTACGTCATCCGCTCCGCCCACCTTGGCGTCGGCGCAATCATCGCCGCCCCGCTGGCATCGGCGCGCGCGTGCCTCACCAAGGACGAGCGCGACCTCGGCGTGGCGCTGGTCGAACTCGGCGCGGACATGACCAGCGTGTCACTGCATGTCGGCGGGATGTTGGTGGCGATGCGCACGCTGCCGGTTGGCGCGCGCGATATCAGCGAGGATATCGCCATGGCCTTCGGCGTGTCGCGCCGCGATGCCGAGCGGATGAAATGCCGCTATGGCTCGGCCAACCTCTCGCCGTCGGACAATCACGAGATGATCGACGCCCAGATCGGCGAGGATGGCGAGCCCGCGCGGATCAGCCAGGCGCAGCTCATCACCGTCATCCGCCAGCGCCTCGAGGAACTGGCGGGCGAGATCGACAATGCCTTGAAGAGTCTCGGCTTCGGCGGGCCGGTGAAACGGCAGGTGGTGCTCACAGGTGGCGGCGCCGAACTCAAGAATATCGACGACTATCTTCAGGGCGTGCTCGGTCACCGCGTGCGGATCGGGCGCCCGAAGCGCGTGCGCGGCCTGCCCGAGGCGCAGCGCGGCCCGGCTTTCTCCAGCCTCGTCGGCCTGCTCCTGCTCGCCGCCGAACAGGGCGAAGGGTCGGACGATATCGCGGTGCCGACGCGGCGGCGGCGGCGCGGCGGGCTCATCGACCGGCTGCTGGGGGCGCTGAAAGGCGGTTGA